A genomic region of Kribbella sp. NBC_00382 contains the following coding sequences:
- a CDS encoding SDR family NAD(P)-dependent oxidoreductase, which yields MSDPTAVPPSSVVLVSGGSRGLGLAIVTELLASGVKVAAFARTVTAELTALATKYPEELHVGSVDVNDAKATQAFVKEVEEKLGPIDGLVNNAAIGQDSLHVHTSAEQLAGIIQTNLTSPLVLTRYFLRRLLAKGLKGRIVNVTSICAQRGYPGLVAYSATKGGLDAATRSMARELGGRVLVNSVAPGFFASEMSAVLGQTQLDQIVRRTPTGHLTEPEEVVPVVRMLLLDQTNINGQVLVIDGAASI from the coding sequence ATGTCTGACCCGACCGCAGTACCGCCGTCCTCGGTGGTGCTCGTCTCCGGTGGTTCGCGCGGGCTCGGCCTGGCGATCGTCACCGAGCTGCTGGCGTCCGGCGTGAAGGTCGCCGCGTTCGCCCGGACCGTGACCGCCGAGCTGACGGCGCTGGCGACGAAGTACCCGGAGGAACTGCACGTCGGGTCGGTGGACGTGAACGATGCCAAGGCGACGCAGGCCTTCGTCAAAGAGGTCGAGGAGAAGCTCGGCCCGATCGACGGCCTGGTGAACAACGCCGCCATCGGCCAGGACTCATTGCATGTGCACACCTCGGCCGAGCAGCTCGCGGGCATCATCCAGACCAACCTGACCTCGCCCCTCGTGCTCACCCGGTACTTCCTCCGCCGGCTCCTCGCCAAGGGGCTCAAGGGCCGGATCGTCAACGTGACCTCGATCTGCGCACAGCGCGGCTATCCGGGCCTGGTCGCGTACTCCGCGACGAAGGGCGGCCTGGACGCGGCGACTCGCTCGATGGCTCGCGAGCTGGGCGGACGCGTACTGGTCAACTCCGTCGCGCCGGGCTTCTTCGCCTCGGAGATGTCCGCGGTGCTCGGTCAGACCCAGCTCGACCAGATCGTCCGGCGGACCCCCACCGGCCACCTGACCGAGCCGGAGGAGGTCGTACCGGTCGTCCGGATGCTCCTGCTCGACCAGACCAACATCAACGGCCAGGTCCTGGTCATCGACGGAGCAGCCTCCATCTAG
- a CDS encoding AMP-binding protein, which yields MTTRRRSTALIGDDNTVVAGGKTVTWRTLHKLPQLPSPAAVLVDNGADALAAVRHHAVHGTELLVATTSRVDLSMREELADSGFAIVIAKGDEHSVEPAKLKRVEESGRAWLLTSGSTGRPTRIGHTLESLTTVTRQQQPRTWLLPYSPGTYAWWQVVTISLTQADQGLVVIEPSELEIWPSIAAEHGVTAASGTPTFWRQTIYRDTDGLAKVPLEQITLGGEPVDQTILDRLHELFPKARISWIYASSEVGASIVVHDGQAGFPKAWLDREPNDERPTLSVVGDELVVASPHHGAGMDGAVHTGDRVEFVGDRVMITGRLDTDEINVGGSKVSAGVVRSVLLAHPGVAWARVFARKAPLVGRMVAAEVVANPALGPITADDLVQWCSHRLPDYGVPRRIKLLAEIPQKETLKSDV from the coding sequence GTGACCACGCGGCGCCGGTCCACTGCCCTGATCGGGGACGACAACACCGTCGTCGCCGGTGGCAAGACCGTGACGTGGCGGACCCTGCACAAACTGCCGCAGCTGCCGTCGCCGGCCGCGGTCCTGGTCGATAACGGCGCCGACGCGCTGGCCGCAGTACGGCATCACGCCGTGCACGGCACTGAGCTGCTGGTCGCCACCACCTCGCGGGTCGACCTGAGCATGCGCGAGGAGCTCGCCGACTCGGGCTTCGCGATCGTCATCGCCAAGGGCGACGAACACTCCGTCGAGCCCGCGAAACTCAAGCGGGTGGAGGAATCCGGCCGCGCCTGGCTGCTCACCTCCGGTTCGACCGGCCGCCCGACCCGGATCGGCCACACGCTCGAATCGCTGACCACCGTCACCCGCCAGCAGCAGCCGCGGACCTGGCTGCTTCCGTACTCGCCGGGCACCTACGCCTGGTGGCAGGTGGTAACGATCTCTTTGACCCAGGCGGATCAGGGTCTGGTGGTGATCGAGCCGTCCGAGCTCGAGATCTGGCCGTCGATCGCCGCCGAGCACGGCGTCACCGCAGCCTCCGGTACGCCGACCTTCTGGCGGCAGACCATCTACCGGGACACCGACGGCCTGGCCAAGGTGCCGCTCGAGCAGATCACCCTCGGCGGCGAGCCGGTCGACCAGACGATCCTCGACCGGCTGCACGAGCTCTTCCCGAAGGCCCGCATCTCCTGGATCTACGCCTCCTCCGAGGTCGGCGCCTCCATCGTCGTCCACGACGGACAGGCCGGTTTCCCCAAGGCCTGGCTGGATCGCGAGCCCAATGACGAGCGCCCGACGCTGTCCGTCGTCGGTGACGAGCTCGTCGTCGCCTCTCCGCACCACGGCGCTGGGATGGACGGCGCGGTCCACACCGGCGACCGGGTCGAGTTCGTCGGCGACCGGGTGATGATCACCGGCCGGCTCGACACCGACGAGATCAACGTCGGCGGTTCGAAGGTTTCGGCGGGCGTGGTCCGCAGCGTGTTGCTGGCTCATCCGGGTGTCGCGTGGGCGCGGGTCTTCGCCCGTAAGGCGCCGCTCGTCGGCAGGATGGTTGCCGCCGAGGTGGTGGCCAATCCCGCTCTCGGGCCGATCACGGCCGACGATCTGGTCCAGTGGTGTTCGCACCGGCTGCCGGACTACGGCGTACCGCGGCGGATCAAGTTGCTCGCGGAGATCCCGCAGAAGGAGACGTTGAAGAGCGATGTCTGA